A DNA window from Chelativorans sp. AA-79 contains the following coding sequences:
- the glmS gene encoding glutamine--fructose-6-phosphate transaminase (isomerizing), with the protein MCGIVGIIGREPVAPLIVDALKRLEYRGYDSAGVATIDDGHLVRRRAEGKLVNLEKRLAEQPLDGLVGIGHTRWATHGAPNETNAHPHFSDDVAIVHNGIIENFAELRDELIADGFVFASQTDTEVVAHLVARELRQGKAPKDAAFAALSQLRGAFALAVLFRGDEDLIVGARNGPPLAIGHGDGEMFLGSDAIALAPFTDAITYLEDGDWAVVRRSGVEIFDMNGKPVERRRQQSIGTSFMVDKGNHRHFMEKEIHEQPEVISHTLAHYVDFVGGGVKPFETPFDFAKIDRLAVSACGTAYLAGLIGKYWLERYARLPVDIDIASEFRYREMPLSKSSAALFVSQSGETADTLASLRYCRREGVPIASIVNVRDSTMARESDGIFPTLAGPEIGVASTKAFTCQLSIFAALAVRAGLERGTLSREEAGRLVRALSEAPRYAAQALKLEGRIEQVARELVHVRHVLYLGRDTSYPLALEGALKLKELSYIHAEGYAAGELKHGPIALIDETMPVVVIAPDDRIFEKTVSNMQEVAARGGRIILITDEEGASRTSLEKFETIVMPAMPEFIAPIVYALPVQMLAYHTAVALGTDVDQPRNLAKSVTVE; encoded by the coding sequence ATGTGTGGGATTGTGGGGATCATCGGGCGTGAGCCCGTCGCGCCGCTGATCGTCGATGCGCTGAAGCGGCTCGAATATCGCGGCTATGATTCGGCCGGCGTGGCAACGATAGACGATGGCCACCTCGTGCGGCGTCGCGCGGAAGGAAAGCTAGTCAACCTGGAAAAACGGCTCGCGGAACAGCCGCTTGACGGCCTGGTCGGCATCGGCCACACGCGCTGGGCCACCCACGGCGCGCCAAACGAGACCAATGCGCATCCTCACTTCTCGGACGATGTGGCCATCGTCCACAACGGCATCATCGAAAATTTCGCGGAGCTGCGCGACGAATTGATTGCCGACGGCTTCGTTTTCGCTTCGCAGACGGACACCGAGGTGGTGGCACATCTGGTGGCGCGCGAGCTTCGGCAGGGAAAGGCGCCGAAGGATGCTGCCTTTGCGGCGCTCAGCCAACTCAGGGGCGCGTTTGCGCTCGCCGTTCTGTTCCGCGGCGACGAGGACCTGATCGTAGGCGCCCGCAACGGTCCGCCGCTCGCCATCGGCCATGGCGATGGCGAGATGTTCCTGGGCTCCGACGCCATCGCGCTCGCGCCCTTCACCGACGCCATCACCTATTTGGAGGATGGCGACTGGGCGGTGGTGCGCCGCTCGGGCGTCGAAATCTTCGACATGAACGGCAAGCCGGTCGAACGCAGGCGTCAGCAGTCGATCGGCACCAGCTTCATGGTGGACAAGGGCAACCATCGGCATTTCATGGAGAAGGAGATCCACGAACAGCCGGAGGTGATCTCGCACACACTCGCTCACTACGTCGATTTCGTCGGCGGGGGCGTGAAGCCCTTCGAGACGCCCTTCGATTTCGCGAAGATCGACCGGCTGGCGGTCTCGGCCTGCGGCACGGCCTATCTGGCGGGCCTGATCGGAAAATACTGGCTGGAGCGCTATGCGCGGCTGCCCGTCGACATCGATATCGCGTCGGAGTTCCGCTACCGCGAGATGCCGCTGTCGAAGTCGAGTGCCGCCCTCTTCGTCTCGCAATCGGGCGAAACGGCCGACACGCTCGCATCGCTACGCTACTGCCGGCGCGAAGGCGTGCCGATCGCTTCGATCGTGAATGTGCGCGATTCGACCATGGCGCGGGAGAGCGACGGGATCTTCCCGACGCTTGCCGGTCCCGAGATCGGCGTGGCCTCCACCAAGGCCTTCACCTGCCAGCTCTCGATCTTCGCCGCGCTCGCGGTGCGGGCGGGGCTGGAACGCGGGACGCTCTCCCGGGAAGAGGCAGGCCGGCTCGTGCGCGCGCTTTCGGAGGCGCCGCGCTATGCCGCGCAGGCGTTGAAGCTGGAAGGGCGCATCGAGCAAGTCGCGCGCGAACTCGTACATGTCCGTCATGTGCTCTATCTCGGCCGCGACACGAGCTATCCGCTGGCGCTCGAAGGCGCACTCAAGCTCAAGGAACTGTCCTACATCCATGCGGAGGGATATGCGGCGGGCGAATTGAAGCACGGCCCCATCGCGCTGATCGACGAGACCATGCCGGTGGTCGTGATCGCGCCGGATGACCGCATTTTCGAGAAGACCGTGTCGAACATGCAGGAAGTAGCCGCCCGCGGCGGGCGCATCATCCTGATCACGGACGAGGAGGGCGCATCCCGCACCTCGCTCGAAAAGTTCGAGACGATCGTGATGCCCGCCATGCCGGAATTCATCGCGCCGATCGTCTATGCTCTGCCGGTGCAGATGCTCGCCTATCACACGGCGGTGGCGCTGGGGACCGATGTCGATCAGCCCAGGAACCTCGCAAAGTCCGTCACGGTGGAGTAG
- a CDS encoding DUF502 domain-containing protein, whose amino-acid sequence MTRLRNYFLTGFVVAAPLAITAYLVWGFIGWVDSWVKPYIPARYNPDNYLPFAVPGFGLIVAVVLITLIGFLTANFIGRSIVSYGEYFLDRMPFVRSVYKTLKNILETVLHERSDTFKKVGLIEYPRKGLWALVFIATEARGEVRDLTGNDADPAVAVFLPTTPNPTSGYLLYVPRNEIMELAMTVEDGAKLIISAGLISPEYQQETKKLADEAMAGKARRAPAGNGEDSLAK is encoded by the coding sequence ATGACGCGCCTGCGCAACTACTTCCTGACCGGCTTCGTTGTCGCCGCGCCGCTGGCCATAACGGCTTATCTCGTCTGGGGGTTCATCGGCTGGGTGGATTCCTGGGTGAAGCCCTATATCCCTGCACGCTACAACCCGGACAATTATCTGCCTTTCGCGGTGCCGGGCTTCGGCCTGATCGTGGCGGTGGTGCTGATCACGCTGATCGGCTTCCTGACGGCGAACTTCATCGGCCGAAGCATCGTCTCCTACGGCGAGTATTTTCTCGACCGCATGCCCTTCGTGCGCAGTGTTTACAAGACGCTGAAAAACATTCTGGAGACCGTGCTGCACGAACGCTCCGACACTTTCAAGAAGGTCGGCCTGATCGAGTATCCGCGCAAGGGTCTCTGGGCGCTGGTCTTCATCGCAACCGAGGCCAGGGGCGAGGTCCGCGATCTGACGGGGAACGATGCGGATCCCGCGGTGGCCGTCTTCCTGCCCACCACGCCCAATCCCACCTCGGGCTATCTGCTCTACGTGCCGAGGAACGAGATCATGGAACTGGCGATGACCGTGGAAGACGGCGCCAAGCTCATCATCTCCGCCGGGCTGATCTCACCGGAATACCAGCAGGAAACGAAGAAGCTTGCGGACGAGGCAATGGCCGGGAAGGCACGGCGCGCGCCGGCGGGAAACGGTGAAGATTCGCTGGCGAAGTAG
- the recG gene encoding ATP-dependent DNA helicase RecG, translating to MRPSLLDPLFAPATVLEGIGDRTAGLIANVVPADLTNRPLRVGDLLFVLPHSLIDRTNRPDIANAPQGAIVTLRLTVDRHQPPPRGKKNVPYRVFAFDETGQIALTFFHAHQAYLEKQLPVGGEVLASGRMEWFNGRASMVHPDYIVPIAEADTVPPLEPVYPLTAGLSPKVLRRAIAQAVARVPDMPEWQDEGLQARLGFPSFRAALQRLHDPRSVEDISPENTAWQRLAYDELLASQLSLALVRARTRKLAGRPLRGDGALAARIKQALPYSLTPSQQRAVADIFGDLAKEERMLRLLQGDVGAGKTVVALLAMARAAEAGGQSALMAPTELLARQHLSTIAPIAQAAGLKTALLTGREKGRERQAILDGIASGDVAFVIGTHALFQESVKFRDLVLTIIDEQHRFGVHQRLAISAKGDAPDMLVMTATPIPRTLVLSAFGDMDVSRLTEKPAGRKPIRTVTMPTDRLDELVERLRSAIGEGQKVYWICPLVEDSDAIELTSAEDRFASLKHVFGETVGLVHGRMAAREKDEAMRAFKEGRTRILVGTTVVEVGVDVPDATIIVIEHAERFGLAQLHQLRGRVGRGDKPSSCVLLYKPPLGEVAKRRLAVLRDTEDGFVIAEEDLRLRGEGDLLGTRQSGMPGFQVARLEFHAELLATARDDARLLLTRDPELAGERGRALRVLLYLFGKDEAVRLLRAG from the coding sequence ATGCGCCCTTCGCTTCTCGACCCGCTCTTTGCTCCGGCAACCGTGCTTGAAGGCATAGGCGACCGCACGGCCGGGCTGATCGCCAATGTCGTGCCGGCGGACCTAACGAATCGCCCCCTGCGGGTGGGCGATCTCCTGTTCGTGCTGCCCCACTCGCTGATCGACCGCACCAACCGACCGGACATCGCCAATGCACCGCAGGGCGCAATCGTGACGTTGAGACTGACGGTGGACCGCCACCAGCCGCCGCCTCGCGGCAAGAAGAACGTACCTTACCGCGTCTTCGCCTTCGACGAGACGGGGCAGATCGCTCTGACCTTCTTCCACGCCCACCAGGCCTATCTCGAAAAGCAGCTCCCCGTCGGCGGCGAGGTTTTGGCCTCGGGCCGCATGGAATGGTTCAACGGCCGCGCTTCGATGGTTCACCCGGACTATATCGTGCCGATCGCGGAAGCCGACACCGTGCCGCCGCTGGAGCCTGTCTACCCGCTCACCGCCGGCCTTTCGCCCAAGGTGCTGCGCCGCGCCATCGCGCAGGCCGTCGCGCGCGTACCGGACATGCCGGAATGGCAGGACGAGGGGCTGCAAGCCCGGCTGGGATTTCCCTCCTTCCGCGCAGCGCTCCAACGCCTTCACGATCCCAGGAGCGTGGAGGATATCTCACCCGAGAACACCGCATGGCAGCGGCTTGCCTATGACGAACTGCTCGCAAGCCAGCTTTCGCTCGCTCTTGTCCGCGCCCGCACGCGCAAGCTCGCCGGCCGCCCGCTCCGGGGCGACGGTGCCCTCGCCGCACGGATCAAGCAGGCGCTGCCCTATTCGCTCACGCCATCCCAGCAGCGCGCGGTTGCAGATATCTTCGGCGACCTTGCAAAGGAAGAGCGCATGTTGCGGCTCCTTCAGGGCGATGTAGGCGCGGGCAAGACGGTCGTGGCGCTGCTGGCCATGGCACGGGCGGCAGAAGCCGGCGGACAATCCGCGCTCATGGCGCCCACGGAACTCCTCGCCCGGCAGCATCTTTCCACCATCGCGCCCATTGCCCAGGCTGCCGGCCTCAAGACCGCGCTGCTCACGGGCCGCGAGAAGGGCCGAGAGCGTCAGGCGATCCTCGACGGCATCGCCTCCGGGGATGTCGCCTTCGTGATCGGCACCCATGCGCTTTTCCAGGAATCGGTCAAGTTCCGCGATCTCGTGTTGACGATCATCGACGAGCAGCACCGCTTCGGCGTCCATCAGCGGCTTGCCATCAGCGCAAAGGGCGATGCACCGGACATGCTCGTCATGACGGCCACCCCCATCCCGCGCACGCTCGTGCTTTCGGCCTTCGGCGACATGGATGTTTCGCGGCTGACGGAGAAACCCGCCGGCCGCAAGCCGATCCGCACCGTCACCATGCCGACGGACCGGCTCGACGAGTTGGTGGAACGCCTGCGAAGCGCGATCGGGGAAGGCCAGAAGGTCTACTGGATCTGTCCGCTCGTCGAGGACTCCGATGCCATTGAGCTGACCTCCGCCGAGGACCGCTTCGCCTCGCTCAAGCACGTGTTCGGGGAGACCGTCGGCCTCGTGCATGGCCGCATGGCCGCGCGGGAGAAGGACGAGGCCATGCGTGCCTTCAAGGAAGGCCGGACGCGCATCCTCGTCGGAACGACCGTGGTGGAGGTGGGCGTCGACGTGCCGGACGCGACCATCATCGTGATCGAGCACGCCGAGCGATTCGGCCTCGCTCAGTTGCACCAGCTCAGAGGCCGTGTCGGGCGCGGTGACAAACCGTCCTCCTGCGTGCTCCTCTACAAGCCGCCCTTGGGCGAGGTGGCGAAGCGTCGTCTGGCCGTCCTGCGCGACACCGAGGACGGTTTCGTCATCGCAGAGGAAGACCTGAGGCTGCGCGGCGAAGGCGACCTTCTGGGCACCCGCCAGTCCGGAATGCCGGGCTTCCAGGTGGCGCGGCTGGAATTCCATGCCGAGCTTCTCGCCACAGCGCGCGACGATGCGCGGCTTCTCCTAACGCGCGACCCCGAGCTTGCGGGCGAGCGCGGCCGGGCGCTCCGCGTCCTTCTTTATCTCTTCGGCAAGGACGAGGCGGTGCGGCTTCTGCGGGCGGGGTAA
- a CDS encoding succinate dehydrogenase assembly factor 2 has product MTGTTRSSADLDPRRRRALVRAWRRGMREMDLVLGGFADSHIGALSDEELNQFEALLEVPDTMLLQWVTGERPVAEPYDTTLFKRICAAGGAPSI; this is encoded by the coding sequence ATGACTGGAACAACGCGTTCAAGCGCCGATCTCGACCCGCGCAGGCGTCGCGCTCTCGTGCGCGCGTGGCGGCGCGGCATGCGCGAGATGGACCTAGTGCTCGGCGGCTTCGCGGATTCGCACATAGGGGCGCTGTCGGACGAGGAACTGAACCAATTCGAGGCGCTGCTGGAAGTGCCTGATACGATGCTTCTGCAATGGGTCACCGGCGAGCGGCCCGTAGCGGAGCCCTATGATACCACGCTTTTCAAACGCATTTGCGCCGCCGGTGGCGCGCCGAGCATCTGA